A section of the Flavobacterium sp. CG_23.5 genome encodes:
- a CDS encoding type IA DNA topoisomerase yields the protein MKVCIAEKPSVAREIASVLGANTKHDGYYEGNGYIVTYTFGHLCTLKEPNDYKPHWKSWDLNNLPMLPEKFETKVVENSGIQKQFKIIKSLFDKADLVINCGDAGQEGELIQRWVMNEANYKGEVKRLWISSLTTEAIKEGFENLKPSSNYDNLYYAGFCRAIGDWLLGMNATRLYTVKHGGYKQVLSIGRVQTPTLAMVVDRFKEIENFKPQPYWELQTLYRETLFSYEEGRFLKKEDGEILANKVKESDFEIVSIEKKKGNEFAPKLFDLTGLQVYCNTKFGFTADETLKIAQTLYEQKVVTYPRVDTTFLPNDVYPKVAGILQKLTNYSSLTEPLLGKKIIKSTKVFNDKKVTDHHAIIPTGIQTNLQYNQQLVYDIITKRFIAVFYDDCLVANTTVIGKAADVVFKTTGKEILKKGWRVVFEDPNAKEKEADLLPSFVEGEKGPHQPSFLEKETKPPNQFTEATLLRAMETAGKQVDDEDLRELMKENGIGRPSTRANIIETLFKRQYIVRNKKQVLPTPTGIRLIDTIQNDLVKSAELTGSWEKQLKDIEKGTYSAAGFINNMKRMVEALVYEVRSETTRANISHAGSIQKQEATVEKKKAAGIMAEVCPKCKKGTLVKGKSAYGCGNYKAGCDFVLPFTFAGKKISEIQYLRLLQKGSTVNLKDFKTDGGIVEGLLRFDENFKLKLEPKKTAPPTPSTENKAPSDALPCPKCQNGTVIKGKTAYGCSHYKSGCDFKVTFDVVREKLKDQKPTKELVYKILNDHV from the coding sequence ATGAAGGTCTGTATTGCAGAAAAACCAAGTGTAGCACGCGAAATCGCATCCGTTTTGGGCGCTAATACCAAACATGACGGTTATTACGAAGGCAATGGCTATATTGTAACCTACACCTTTGGTCATTTATGTACCTTGAAAGAGCCTAATGATTATAAACCGCATTGGAAAAGTTGGGATTTGAACAACCTACCCATGCTTCCCGAAAAATTCGAAACCAAAGTGGTAGAGAATTCCGGTATTCAAAAGCAATTTAAAATTATAAAAAGTTTATTTGACAAAGCTGATTTGGTCATCAACTGCGGGGATGCTGGTCAAGAAGGAGAATTGATACAACGCTGGGTCATGAATGAAGCCAATTATAAGGGCGAAGTGAAACGCTTATGGATTTCTTCCTTAACTACCGAAGCCATCAAAGAGGGTTTTGAAAACTTAAAGCCATCATCCAACTATGATAATTTGTACTATGCGGGATTTTGCAGAGCCATTGGCGACTGGTTATTGGGTATGAATGCTACGCGCTTGTACACCGTAAAACATGGCGGCTATAAACAAGTATTATCTATTGGAAGGGTACAAACCCCAACATTAGCCATGGTTGTGGATCGTTTTAAGGAAATTGAAAATTTTAAACCGCAACCATATTGGGAGCTGCAGACTTTGTATAGAGAGACGCTTTTTAGTTATGAAGAAGGACGTTTTTTGAAAAAAGAAGACGGAGAAATTTTAGCCAATAAAGTCAAGGAAAGTGATTTTGAAATTGTTTCTATCGAAAAAAAGAAAGGCAATGAGTTTGCCCCAAAGCTGTTTGATTTAACCGGCTTACAAGTATATTGCAATACGAAGTTTGGGTTTACGGCAGATGAAACTTTGAAAATTGCTCAAACTTTGTACGAACAAAAAGTAGTCACCTACCCTAGAGTTGACACCACTTTTTTACCAAACGATGTTTACCCAAAAGTAGCCGGTATTCTTCAAAAGCTAACCAATTATTCCTCATTAACGGAACCGCTATTAGGGAAAAAAATTATAAAATCGACTAAAGTTTTCAACGATAAAAAAGTAACGGATCACCATGCGATTATTCCAACGGGGATTCAAACTAATTTACAATACAATCAGCAACTGGTATATGACATTATTACCAAGCGATTTATTGCCGTTTTTTATGATGATTGTTTGGTAGCCAATACTACAGTAATAGGAAAAGCAGCCGATGTAGTTTTCAAAACCACAGGAAAAGAAATCTTAAAAAAAGGATGGCGAGTTGTTTTTGAAGACCCAAATGCCAAAGAAAAAGAAGCCGATCTTTTGCCGAGTTTTGTCGAAGGCGAAAAAGGACCACACCAACCCTCGTTTTTAGAAAAAGAAACCAAACCACCCAATCAGTTCACGGAGGCGACTTTATTACGTGCCATGGAAACTGCAGGAAAACAAGTGGATGATGAAGATTTACGCGAATTGATGAAAGAAAATGGTATTGGGCGTCCATCAACACGGGCTAATATCATTGAAACACTTTTCAAACGCCAATACATTGTTAGAAATAAAAAACAGGTATTACCAACGCCAACCGGAATTCGGCTTATTGATACCATTCAAAATGATTTGGTAAAATCAGCTGAACTGACGGGATCTTGGGAAAAGCAATTGAAAGATATTGAAAAAGGGACGTATAGCGCCGCTGGATTTATTAACAATATGAAACGCATGGTCGAAGCTTTGGTATATGAAGTACGAAGCGAAACCACGCGCGCCAATATTTCGCATGCAGGAAGTATTCAAAAACAAGAGGCAACCGTTGAGAAAAAGAAAGCAGCAGGAATTATGGCCGAAGTTTGTCCAAAATGTAAAAAAGGGACACTTGTAAAGGGGAAATCGGCCTACGGATGTGGAAATTATAAAGCAGGCTGCGATTTTGTATTGCCCTTTACATTTGCAGGAAAAAAAATATCAGAGATTCAATACTTGCGATTACTTCAAAAAGGGTCTACGGTAAATTTAAAAGATTTTAAAACCGATGGAGGCATTGTGGAAGGTCTACTTCGTTTTGATGAAAACTTCAAACTCAAATTAGAACCTAAGAAAACAGCACCTCCTACTCCATCAACAGAAAATAAAGCCCCTTCAGATGCTTTGCCTTGTCCAAAATGTCAAAACGGAACGGTTATCAAAGGGAAAACCGCTTATGGTTGCAGCCATTATAAATCGGGCTGCGATTTTAAAGTAACTTTTGATGTGGTCAGAGAAAAATTAAAAGATCAAAAACCCACTAAGGAATTGGTTTATAAAATTTTGAACGACCATGTTTAA
- a CDS encoding DUF6265 family protein produces the protein MKNKATVILLFLSFFACKNSDSNEKDKIKLSRWLLGNWENKTLDGNLSENWKKVNDSTFHANSYFIKGKDTVHFESILLNQKGEQLTYNATVKGQNNNKPVTFKLTNSTEKQLFFENPKHDYPKKIIYTQIADDSLVTEISGILQGKPSTEKYIMLRTK, from the coding sequence ATGAAAAATAAAGCCACGGTTATCTTATTATTTTTATCTTTTTTCGCTTGCAAAAATTCTGATTCCAATGAAAAAGATAAAATCAAATTATCCCGTTGGCTTCTGGGAAACTGGGAAAATAAAACACTAGATGGAAATCTCTCGGAAAATTGGAAAAAAGTAAATGACAGTACTTTCCACGCAAACTCTTATTTTATAAAAGGAAAAGACACCGTTCATTTTGAATCCATACTACTGAACCAAAAAGGAGAACAATTAACTTACAACGCAACTGTAAAAGGACAAAATAACAACAAACCGGTTACTTTCAAACTCACCAATTCAACCGAAAAACAATTATTTTTTGAGAACCCAAAACATGATTACCCTAAAAAAATCATTTACACCCAAATCGCCGATGACAGTTTAGTAACCGAAATCTCTGGGATACTACAAGGAAAACCAAGCACAGAGAAATATATAATGCTACGAACTAAATAA
- the prfA gene encoding peptide chain release factor 1: MLDRLQIVKQRFDEISDLIIQPDVISDQKRYVQLNQEYKSLKALAEKRDEYVILMANIEEANEIIADNSDADMTEMAKMQLDEAKERLPELEDEIKFMLIPKDEEDAKNVMVEIRAGTGGDEASIFAGDLFRMYTKYCENRGWRTSVVDMNEGTSGGFKEVIFEVTGEDVYGTLKFEAGVHRVQRVPQTETQGRVHTSAATVMVLPEAEEFDVQIDMNDVRVDFFCSSGPGGQSVNTTKSAVRLTHIPTGLVAQCQDQKSQHKNKDKAMGVLRSRLYEQELAKKQEADATKRTSQVSSGDRSAKIRTYNYAQGRVTDHRVGLTLYDLGNIMNGDIQKIVDELALVNNMEKLKEASEVF, from the coding sequence ATGTTAGATAGACTTCAAATAGTAAAACAACGTTTCGATGAGATTTCGGATTTAATCATCCAGCCAGATGTTATTTCGGATCAGAAGCGTTATGTGCAATTGAATCAAGAGTACAAGAGTTTAAAAGCTTTGGCAGAAAAACGCGATGAATATGTAATTTTGATGGCGAATATCGAAGAAGCAAATGAAATAATAGCTGATAATAGTGATGCAGATATGACCGAAATGGCCAAAATGCAGCTAGACGAAGCAAAAGAAAGATTGCCAGAATTAGAAGATGAAATAAAATTCATGTTGATTCCAAAAGATGAAGAAGACGCCAAGAATGTTATGGTAGAAATTCGTGCGGGAACAGGTGGAGATGAAGCCAGTATTTTTGCCGGAGATTTATTTCGTATGTACACTAAATATTGTGAGAATCGCGGTTGGAGAACCTCGGTTGTGGATATGAATGAAGGAACTTCGGGTGGTTTTAAAGAGGTGATTTTTGAAGTTACAGGAGAAGACGTTTACGGAACTTTGAAATTTGAAGCTGGAGTACACCGTGTACAACGCGTGCCACAAACGGAAACTCAAGGTCGTGTTCATACATCGGCAGCGACCGTAATGGTGCTTCCGGAAGCTGAAGAATTTGATGTGCAAATCGATATGAACGATGTTCGTGTGGATTTTTTCTGTTCCTCTGGACCAGGCGGACAATCAGTAAATACAACAAAATCCGCTGTTCGATTGACGCACATTCCAACAGGATTGGTGGCGCAATGTCAGGATCAAAAATCGCAACATAAGAATAAAGATAAAGCGATGGGTGTTTTGCGTTCCCGTTTATACGAACAGGAATTAGCCAAAAAACAAGAAGCAGATGCCACTAAAAGAACTTCTCAGGTAAGTTCTGGTGACCGTTCCGCTAAAATACGTACTTACAATTATGCACAAGGTCGTGTAACGGATCATAGAGTAGGACTGACTTTGTACGATTTAGGAAATATCATGAATGGGGACATTCAGAAAATCGTTGACGAGTTAGCGCTAGTCAATAACATGGAGAAACTCAAAGAAGCCAGCGAGGTATTTTAA
- the pyrF gene encoding orotidine-5'-phosphate decarboxylase yields the protein MTTQQLIDQIQTKKSFLCVGLDVDLNKIPQHLLELEDPIFEFNKAIIDATHDLVVSYKPNTAFYEAYGIKGWMSLQKTINYINENYPDIFTIADAKRGDIGNTSSMYAKAFFEDLNFDSVTVAPYMGKDSVEPFLAFENKHTIMLALTSNEGAFDFQTLNINGKELYKQVLETSKTWKSAENLMYVVGATKAEYFTDIRKIVPDSFLLVPGVGAQGGSLSEVCKYGMNDNVGLLINSSRGIIYASNGTDFAEKAREEALKMQQEMEGLISLKFKV from the coding sequence ATGACAACACAACAACTAATAGACCAAATTCAAACCAAAAAATCGTTCCTGTGCGTAGGACTCGATGTTGATTTGAATAAAATTCCGCAGCATTTATTAGAACTGGAAGATCCAATTTTCGAATTCAATAAAGCCATAATCGATGCCACTCATGATTTGGTAGTTTCATATAAACCCAATACTGCTTTTTATGAAGCTTACGGAATAAAAGGGTGGATGTCGTTGCAAAAAACGATCAATTACATCAACGAAAATTATCCCGATATTTTCACGATTGCCGATGCAAAACGGGGTGATATAGGGAATACGTCTTCCATGTATGCCAAAGCTTTTTTTGAAGATTTAAACTTCGATAGTGTTACGGTGGCGCCTTATATGGGGAAAGATTCAGTGGAGCCTTTTCTGGCTTTCGAAAATAAACATACCATAATGTTGGCTTTAACGTCAAACGAAGGCGCATTCGATTTCCAAACCTTGAATATTAATGGTAAGGAATTATACAAACAAGTGCTGGAGACCTCTAAAACTTGGAAAAGCGCTGAAAACCTGATGTACGTTGTCGGGGCTACAAAAGCGGAGTATTTCACTGATATTCGTAAAATTGTGCCAGACAGTTTCTTGCTTGTTCCTGGAGTGGGAGCACAGGGCGGAAGCTTATCCGAAGTTTGTAAATACGGAATGAATGACAATGTAGGATTGCTTATCAATTCATCTCGTGGGATTATTTACGCTTCAAACGGAACTGATTTTGCCGAAAAAGCAAGAGAAGAAGCGTTGAAAATGCAACAGGAAATGGAAGGATTAATTAGTTTAAAGTTTAAAGTTTAA
- a CDS encoding ABC transporter substrate-binding protein, translating to MRIISLVPSQTELLYDLGLEDRIIGITKFCVHPYHFKSTKKIVGGTKKVHFEKIKLLQPDIIICNKEENTQEIVEQLRKICPVWVTNIITIEDNFQMISDFGQLFNCRTEAQKWNDKLAFALSDFKNFVKDKPVLKAAYFIWKNPYMVAGSDNFIDELLKLNHFQNIYQNKGRYPEIELKKMRLEGDPDLVFLSSEPFPFKEDDAFEIGRHTHHAKTVFVDGEMFSWYGSRLLKAFEYFKKLHLKL from the coding sequence ATGCGAATCATTTCTCTTGTTCCATCACAAACGGAATTGTTGTATGATTTAGGTTTGGAAGATAGAATTATTGGAATCACTAAATTCTGCGTGCATCCGTATCATTTTAAGTCCACCAAGAAAATAGTTGGCGGGACCAAAAAAGTGCATTTTGAGAAAATCAAATTGTTACAACCTGATATTATCATTTGCAATAAAGAAGAAAATACACAAGAAATAGTTGAGCAATTACGCAAGATTTGTCCAGTTTGGGTTACTAATATCATCACCATTGAAGATAATTTCCAAATGATTTCTGATTTTGGTCAGCTATTCAATTGTAGAACCGAAGCACAAAAATGGAACGATAAATTGGCTTTTGCCTTGAGCGATTTTAAAAACTTCGTCAAAGATAAACCGGTACTGAAAGCGGCTTATTTTATTTGGAAAAATCCTTATATGGTAGCTGGTTCAGACAATTTTATCGATGAATTATTGAAACTGAATCACTTTCAAAATATCTACCAAAACAAGGGACGCTATCCGGAAATTGAACTCAAAAAAATGCGTTTAGAAGGCGATCCGGATTTGGTTTTCTTGTCTTCAGAACCCTTTCCTTTCAAAGAAGATGATGCTTTTGAGATAGGGCGACATACCCATCATGCCAAAACGGTGTTTGTTGACGGTGAAATGTTTTCTTGGTATGGAAGCAGATTGCTAAAAGCGTTTGAGTATTTCAAGAAATTGCATCTAAAATTATGA
- a CDS encoding alpha/beta fold hydrolase: MINYSIYENKNSKEWVTFVHGAGGSSSIWFKQIRDFQKQYNVLLLDLRGHGESKPTLKTAFKQKYTFSALANDILEVLNHLQIEKSHFVGISLGTILIRQLAEMYPERVQSMILGGAILKMNFRSQVLMRLGNMFKYVLPYLVLYKFFAFVIMPKKSHKQSRLLFINEAKKLYQKEFIKWFKLTAEINPVLRWFRQVELNIPTLYVMGEEDYMFLPSVRKVVENHYRSSKLFVIEKCGHVVNVEQPIAFNDAVLSFLNAAK; the protein is encoded by the coding sequence GTGATCAATTACTCCATATATGAGAACAAAAACAGCAAGGAATGGGTAACCTTTGTCCATGGTGCTGGTGGGAGTTCGTCTATATGGTTCAAACAGATTCGGGATTTTCAGAAACAGTATAATGTATTGTTATTGGATTTAAGAGGTCACGGAGAATCAAAACCTACGTTAAAAACAGCTTTCAAGCAGAAATATACTTTTTCGGCTCTGGCCAATGATATTCTCGAAGTTTTAAATCATCTTCAAATCGAGAAGTCTCATTTTGTGGGGATTTCGTTAGGTACAATTTTGATTAGACAATTGGCAGAAATGTATCCGGAACGAGTACAGAGTATGATACTTGGCGGTGCAATCTTAAAAATGAATTTCCGCTCGCAGGTTCTAATGCGATTGGGGAATATGTTCAAATATGTGTTGCCTTACTTAGTTTTATATAAATTTTTTGCCTTTGTGATTATGCCTAAAAAAAGTCACAAACAATCTCGATTGCTTTTTATAAACGAGGCTAAAAAATTATACCAAAAAGAATTTATAAAATGGTTTAAACTCACCGCCGAAATAAATCCGGTGCTAAGATGGTTTCGCCAAGTAGAATTAAATATCCCAACCCTTTACGTTATGGGGGAGGAGGATTACATGTTTTTACCTTCCGTTCGGAAAGTTGTGGAGAACCATTACAGATCTTCTAAATTATTTGTAATCGAAAAATGCGGACATGTTGTAAATGTGGAGCAGCCTATCGCTTTCAATGATGCAGTCCTTTCTTTTCTCAATGCGGCTAAATAA
- the purU gene encoding formyltetrahydrofolate deformylase: MQKITILIHCEDQKAIIASVTHYIASIDGNIIYLDQHVDADENVFFMRLECEFSAKNWDIETIKKDFQTNLATPFNMFWEIYTQEHKPKMALFVSKYDHCLYDILGRYSAGELPLEIPLIISNHEDLRPVAERFDIPFRYVPFTKEIKAQGEQQQMDLLKEYNIDFIVLARYMQIVTPELIALYKNQIINIHHSFLPAFPGAKPYHSAFKRGVKIIGATSHYVTEGLDEGPIIEQDIARVSHSHSIDDFIMKGRDLERMVLARAIKLHAERKTMVYNNKTVVFS; the protein is encoded by the coding sequence ATGCAAAAAATTACCATACTCATACATTGTGAAGATCAGAAGGCGATTATTGCCTCTGTGACTCATTATATTGCTTCGATTGACGGGAATATTATTTATTTAGACCAACATGTTGACGCGGACGAGAATGTTTTTTTTATGCGTTTGGAATGCGAATTCAGTGCTAAAAACTGGGATATTGAAACTATAAAAAAGGATTTCCAGACCAATTTAGCGACTCCGTTTAATATGTTTTGGGAAATTTACACTCAGGAACACAAACCCAAAATGGCCTTGTTTGTATCTAAATATGATCATTGTTTATATGACATTTTAGGACGATATAGCGCGGGAGAATTACCGCTTGAAATTCCTTTAATCATTAGTAATCACGAAGATTTAAGACCAGTTGCAGAACGTTTTGATATTCCGTTTCGTTATGTTCCTTTTACCAAAGAAATTAAGGCTCAAGGAGAACAACAGCAAATGGATTTATTGAAAGAATATAATATTGATTTTATAGTTTTGGCGCGTTATATGCAAATTGTAACTCCAGAATTAATTGCACTTTATAAAAATCAAATTATCAATATTCACCATTCGTTTTTACCTGCATTTCCTGGGGCTAAGCCCTATCATTCGGCTTTTAAAAGAGGGGTTAAAATTATTGGGGCAACCAGTCATTATGTTACGGAGGGATTAGACGAAGGACCAATTATTGAGCAAGATATTGCGAGAGTTTCACACAGTCATTCCATAGATGATTTTATTATGAAAGGGCGTGATTTAGAACGCATGGTTCTGGCTAGAGCTATTAAGTTGCATGCGGAACGAAAAACGATGGTTTACAACAATAAAACGGTGGTATTTTCTTAA
- a CDS encoding DUF4197 domain-containing protein, with amino-acid sequence MKKIVLFLIAFSLFGCSEMQQVLNQLPQTQGMGGIDIAGGLREALNNGISKQVTKLTAVDGFYRNEAVKILLPEELRKVDAGLRKIGLNSLADEGLRVLNRAAEDAVKEATPIFVDAVRNMTFYDAKTILLGNESSATNYLQNSTSTALYGKFNPVIKNSFAKVGADKVWANIITKYNSIPLINKVNPDLTDYVTNQAMNGVFKMVAVEEKNIRTNLASRTSLLLQKVFALQDKN; translated from the coding sequence ATGAAAAAAATTGTATTGTTTTTAATTGCCTTCTCCTTATTTGGATGTAGCGAAATGCAACAAGTTCTTAATCAATTGCCGCAAACCCAAGGAATGGGAGGTATTGATATTGCAGGCGGATTGAGGGAAGCCTTGAACAATGGGATCTCGAAACAAGTGACGAAATTGACCGCGGTAGATGGCTTTTACAGAAATGAAGCGGTGAAAATTTTATTGCCGGAAGAATTGAGAAAAGTGGATGCCGGCTTGAGAAAAATTGGTTTGAACTCATTAGCTGATGAAGGTTTGAGAGTTTTGAATCGTGCTGCCGAAGATGCGGTAAAAGAAGCTACGCCAATATTTGTTGATGCGGTTAGAAACATGACTTTTTACGATGCTAAAACAATCTTGCTGGGAAATGAAAGTTCTGCAACTAATTATTTACAAAATAGCACTTCAACGGCTTTGTACGGAAAATTCAACCCCGTTATTAAAAATTCGTTTGCCAAAGTAGGTGCTGACAAAGTATGGGCAAACATTATCACTAAATACAATAGCATTCCGTTGATCAACAAAGTAAATCCTGATTTGACTGATTATGTGACTAATCAAGCCATGAATGGCGTTTTTAAAATGGTTGCAGTGGAAGAAAAAAATATCAGAACAAATTTGGCTTCCAGAACTTCTCTTTTATTGCAAAAAGTTTTTGCTTTACAGGACAAAAACTAG
- a CDS encoding VOC family protein has product MKIIELDLLTDDVNNTAIFYNEIMGLKIISRDKYGISFAAGSTKLTFRPSENVKPVYHFAFDIPNNKLQEAFAWMEKNVEILVVIPPDKIADFYNWNAKSFYFYDNNGNIVEFIARYSLDNTSEKPFDGDSILSVSEIGFVSKNIEKLSDEMCAKYNLSVFSKQPKRDKFIVLGTDTGLFILVDENRDWYPTSIKSKSFWTKVVFYNNGIKREMEISD; this is encoded by the coding sequence ATGAAAATAATAGAACTTGATTTATTAACAGATGACGTCAATAATACGGCGATTTTTTATAATGAAATAATGGGATTGAAAATTATTTCGAGAGATAAATATGGGATTTCATTCGCTGCAGGTTCAACAAAATTAACGTTCAGGCCTTCTGAAAATGTGAAACCTGTTTATCATTTTGCTTTTGATATACCAAATAACAAACTGCAGGAAGCTTTTGCCTGGATGGAAAAAAATGTAGAAATCTTAGTGGTGATTCCTCCGGATAAGATTGCAGATTTTTATAATTGGAATGCAAAGTCTTTTTATTTTTATGACAACAATGGAAATATTGTGGAATTCATAGCCCGTTATAGTTTAGATAATACATCAGAGAAACCGTTTGATGGAGATTCAATTCTCTCAGTTAGTGAAATTGGTTTTGTGTCAAAAAATATTGAAAAATTAAGCGATGAGATGTGTGCGAAGTATAATCTCTCCGTGTTTTCGAAACAACCAAAAAGAGATAAATTTATTGTTTTAGGCACCGATACAGGACTTTTTATTCTTGTGGATGAAAATCGGGATTGGTATCCAACTTCTATAAAATCAAAATCATTCTGGACCAAAGTTGTATTTTATAATAATGGGATAAAAAGAGAAATGGAGATTTCAGATTAA
- a CDS encoding glycoside hydrolase family 130 protein: MRVPVIRKNIKFMPDCSRVVARYFMNGDLRTQKMVSNIMVLTEKQVQETLEHTLREFARRHRNISQTFFRHCEKIRGLIEAMQINYDQLSDERKMLIGSYCTMEYAIESAAFFNPSIVEDFDQSDLHNGEKRIIISFRATGEGHISSIVFRRGILDKNNDLQVMKIGRNIDKAEIGYKTLYNKERFLIKLAEMHTSDKCSAHIMRELPDQFEYAALKNLINKALNNPILSHENRTAMEEMLWLADSFYDLQFKHDSDITERVIFPISESESRGIEDARFVRFLDDDGADRIIATYTAYNGHAILPKLISTTDFYNFRVVPLYGAGAQNKNLALFPRKIKGKYAMLSRIDGVNNYLMYSDRRTQWDNPVILQEPRFSWEFTQIGNCGSPLWTEEGWLVITHGVGAMRRYCLGASLFDLDDPSKEIGRLKEPLLSPLEVEREGYVPNVVYSCGSIIHNNSLILPYAVSDYSSTYGVVNMEELIDALKKSK; this comes from the coding sequence ATGCGAGTTCCTGTTATTCGAAAAAACATAAAATTCATGCCTGATTGCAGTAGAGTTGTTGCCCGGTATTTTATGAATGGTGATCTACGAACCCAAAAAATGGTAAGCAATATTATGGTTTTGACTGAAAAACAAGTCCAAGAAACCTTAGAGCATACACTTCGTGAATTTGCTAGAAGACATCGTAATATTTCACAAACATTTTTTAGGCATTGTGAAAAGATAAGAGGTTTGATAGAAGCAATGCAGATCAATTATGACCAGTTGTCTGATGAGAGAAAAATGCTCATCGGTTCCTATTGTACAATGGAATATGCGATAGAATCTGCCGCCTTTTTTAATCCTTCTATTGTCGAAGATTTTGACCAATCAGATCTTCACAATGGAGAAAAGCGAATCATCATATCCTTTCGTGCAACAGGTGAAGGTCATATTTCTTCGATCGTTTTTAGAAGAGGAATTTTAGACAAAAATAATGATCTCCAAGTGATGAAAATTGGGAGAAATATTGACAAAGCAGAAATTGGATATAAAACCTTATACAACAAGGAACGATTTCTCATTAAATTAGCAGAAATGCATACTTCAGACAAATGCTCTGCCCACATTATGCGAGAACTGCCTGATCAATTCGAGTATGCAGCTTTAAAAAATTTGATAAATAAAGCGCTAAACAACCCGATACTTAGCCACGAAAATAGAACGGCAATGGAGGAAATGCTTTGGTTAGCGGATTCCTTTTATGATTTACAATTCAAACACGATTCGGATATCACCGAACGTGTTATATTTCCGATATCAGAATCTGAAAGTCGCGGTATTGAAGATGCACGTTTTGTGCGCTTTCTGGATGATGATGGAGCAGACAGAATAATTGCCACTTATACTGCTTATAATGGTCATGCCATACTACCAAAACTTATTTCTACTACAGACTTTTATAACTTCCGCGTAGTACCCTTGTATGGAGCCGGTGCTCAAAATAAAAATTTGGCATTGTTTCCCAGAAAAATAAAAGGCAAGTACGCTATGCTTTCCAGAATTGATGGCGTTAACAATTATCTTATGTATTCTGATAGACGCACACAATGGGATAATCCCGTTATTCTTCAAGAGCCTCGTTTTTCATGGGAATTTACACAAATTGGAAATTGCGGATCTCCTCTTTGGACCGAAGAAGGCTGGTTGGTAATTACTCACGGAGTAGGCGCCATGAGACGTTATTGCTTAGGTGCTTCGCTGTTTGATCTTGATGACCCTTCTAAGGAAATAGGAAGATTAAAAGAGCCCTTACTTTCACCATTAGAAGTTGAACGAGAAGGATATGTACCTAATGTAGTGTATTCTTGCGGTTCGATTATTCATAACAACAGCCTTATATTGCCCTATGCTGTATCGGATTATTCTTCTACCTATGGTGTGGTAAATATGGAGGAATTGATCGATGCTTTGAAGAAAAGCAAATAA